The DNA window GGTCACCAGGGCCGCGGTCAGCTCCGGCAGCATGTGTCCACGCTCCACCACGGCGGGAGCGAACAGCAGCGCGGGGATGAACACGGGAGTGCCGAAGGCGAGCGCCGGAACGATGTCACCCAGCGCGGCCCACCGCCCCTTGCGCCACTGGGTCCGCACCAGCGCGAAGCCCAGCGCCCAGGCCAGCGCCAACGGGAGCGCCATCATGCCTACGCCGACACTGCCGGACAGCTTGCGCGCGAGCTCATCACCCGTGATGCCCTGTGCACTCGTGCCGAGCCGCTCGCCGCGCCACAGCTTCTCCCAAGGCCGCAGGAACCCGAGCGGCTCACCGATGCCCAGGTCCCGCTTGTACGAAGCCGCGAGCTCTGGAGACACCTGCCGCTTCGCATCGCTCTCGGTGGTGAGCGGCAACATGGCCATGAGGAAGTACGAGGCCACCGCCACCACGGGCACCAGCACGAGCTGCCGTCCCAGCTTCTGGAGCAGGGTTCTCACGAGGCCACCTCACGCGGCGAAGAGCCTGTGCGGCGGTGCGTCACTGAACTCGAGCGCGCCGACACACGCCGGCGAGGCGCTACGTCGAGCTGAGCGCTCACGGGAAGCGCTGCGTCGGATGCGGCGTCGATGCCACCACCCGTCCCCGAGCGAAGTGCACGAAGGGACACCGCCACCTCGCGGGACTCGGGCACACACCGCCTCGACATCGACACCACGCCGAGCGGAACAGTCGCGGAGCCCATCCCATCCTCGTCGCACGCAGCACCCGGAAGCACGTCACTCCACATCAAGGCGCAGCCACGAACCGCCGCACCCACCTCAGGAGCAGAGGGCTTGCGACGCCCCCCAGTGCTCACGGATGAATCCACATCCCATCGCGCACGGAGCACGCAGCATGACGTCATCATCGCGAAGGACACATGCCAGAACGTGGAGTCCCTCGACCCGGGCAAGCTCTTCACGGTGTGCCCTCGGCCCGCTTCGCATCGAGGACGAGCGCCGACAATCGCAGCGCGCGCTGCGGCACGAGCACGCAGCACAACGTCTTCGCCGCGCTCGCCGCGGGCGCTTCCGTGGAAGTCCTCCGCTTGAGCAAGCTCTTCACGGCGCGCCCTCGGCCCGCTTCGCATCGAGGACGGGAGCCGACAGTCGCAGCGTGCGCAGCGCGAGGAAGTTGAACGGGTCCACATCCAAGCCGCGCAGCGTGTCGCGAGCCCGGAAGTAGCGGTCCGGGTGGTACACCGGCGCAATCACCGCCTGCTCCCCGACCAGCACCTCCTGGGCCAGCGTGTACAGCGAGCGCGCCTTCGCCTCATCCGCCTCCCCATCCGCCGCCTCCAGGAGCTGCTCGAAGCGCCCCATGGGCTCACCACCGCCCTGCGTCTCCCATCCTGTCTGGTGATTGCCCGAGCGCTCGAAGAGCGTGAAGAACGTGTTCGGATGCGCGTAGTCCCCGCCCAGTCGCCGCAGGTACAAGTCGTACGCCCGAGGCCCCTGCGCCGTCCGCCGCGCAATCTCCGCCGAGAAGTCCGAGCGAGCCTCCAACACCACCTGCACGCCCACCCGCGCGAGCTGCGCCACGATGCGCTCCGCGATGGCCACCTCGGGCACGAAGTTGTCGCCACTGCGATACACGAGCCGCAGCGGCCGCTCCATCCCCGGCACTCCCGCTAGCTCCGTCTTCGCGCGCTCCGGCTCGAAGTGCGGCAGCCGCGCCGCCTCCTCCGACGAAGCAGCCCCGGGCAGCTCCGGTGGGAGCAGGACATGTGAAGGCCGAGCCGCCGGCAACAACCCCGACACCAGCGCCTCCCGGTCCAACGCCCGAGACAGCGCACGGCGAACCTCGGGCCTGTCCAGCGGCGCCCGCTCCGTGTTGAAGGCCAGGTAGTACGTGGACAGGAGCGGCTCGCGCTGCAGGTCCTCCGGCCGCTTCACCCGAAGCGCCGCGGCGCTGTCCACGAAGACGAAGTCCACCCGCCCCCGCTCATACAGCGCCGGACCAATCTCCGACTTCATCAAGGTGATGACGGGCACGGGCGACTCGCCCTCGGCCAGAGGCGGAGGAAACGCCGAGCGCGGGTTGTAGACCAGCCGCACCCGTTCCCCCGCGCGGTCCCAGCTCTCCACGCGATACGGCCCCAGCGCCAACGGTCGTCCATCGCGAGGCCGGTCGAAGTAGTCCCGGACCTCCTCCACCGAGCGCCCCTCCAGGTCCGCCGAGGGCGCGGGGTAGAAGATGTACACATTCGCCACGCGGGCCAGGAAGTAGCTGCGCGGATGCGCCAGCGTCACCCGCAACGTGTGCGAGTCCACGGCCTCGACTCCCACCTTCTCCAGCGCCGCGACGATGTCGGCCTCGGAAGCCATCCGGTCCTGGAGCGCGAGCGCCTCCGCCGCGCCCTCCAGGTCCGCCATCTCCCCTCGCTCGCGGCCACGCAGCGCGCGCCGCCATCCCACGACGAAGTCGCGCGCCACCAGCGGCGCCCCATCCGACCAGCTCACATCCTGGCGCAGGTGGAAGACGTAGACCTCGCGCCCCTGCGCATCGCGAGACCGCTCCCACCGCTCCGCGAGTCCCGGCCGCACCGAGTGGTCCGCGCCCAGCACCGTGAGCCCTCGCTGGGTCGCCAGCATCACCGGATAGTTGGCCCAGCTGTCCGGGTCCGAGTGGCTCCAGTCCAGCGTGGTGGGCATCGCGGGCACCACCACCTTCACGCCCGCGTCGGGCTGGAAGCCGCAAGGTCCACAGGCCCCGGTCACCCAGGCCAGCAACAGACACCACCAGGCGAGTCGAGCGCGAGGAGCCACCGGGCCACGTTGTACCGCGAAGCACGCACCCGAGGACACAGAAGCCCGTGCCCCCTGGCCGCCCGCCCACCGGCCCCAGAAAGACAGAAGCCAGGGGACCGGCGAATCGCACCGGCGCCCTGGCTTCGAGTCACTCACGGAAGGCCGAAGCCCTCCGCGTCATCCCAGCCCTACACCGGCGCTGGGGCCGGAGAGGACGGCGTCTCCGTGGCCGACGGGAGCTTGAGTCCGTCGGAGACCGGCTTGCGGCCGAACTCCTCGGGCTTCTCCAGCACCAGGGCCTCGCGCAGCACGTCGTCCACGAACTCCACCGGGACGATGCGCAGCTGCTTGCGAATCTTCAGCGGGATGTCCTTCAGGTCCTTCTTGTTCGCCTTCGGGATGAGGACCGTCTTGATGCCCGCCCGGTGCGCCGCCAGCGTCTTCTCCTTCAAGCCGCCGATGGGGAGCACCCGCCCACGCAGGGTGATTTCACCCGTCATCGCCACGTCGCGGCGGATGAGGACACGCGTGAGCGCGCTCACCAGCGCCGTGCAGATGGTGACGCCCGCGGACGGACCGTCCTTGGGAATCGCGCCCTCTGGCAGGTGGACGTGGATGTCGTAGTTCTCGAACACCTTGCGGTCGATGCCGAAGCGCTCGGCGCGGCTGCGCACGTAGGACATGGCCGCCTGGGCGGACTCCTGCATCACCTCACCCAGCTTGCCGGTGATGATGAGCTTGCCCTTGCCCGGCATGACGGTGGCTTCGGTGGTGAGGATTTCACCGCCCAGCTCCGTCCACGCAAGGCCCGTGACGATGCCCACCTGGTCCTCCCGCTCCGCCACGCCGTAGCGGTAGCGCGGGGTGCCCAGGAACT is part of the Myxococcus landrumus genome and encodes:
- a CDS encoding ABC transporter permease subunit, with translation MAMLPLTTESDAKRQVSPELAASYKRDLGIGEPLGFLRPWEKLWRGERLGTSAQGITGDELARKLSGSVGVGMMALPLALAWALGFALVRTQWRKGRWAALGDIVPALAFGTPVFIPALLFAPAVVERGHMLPELTAALVTSIWPGIFLGTLVGDALETELSRDYVRTALGKGLAPGTVLRRHVLPNVLPALLDAVGPVATTLLAGSFAAERVLGLPYFGQLYVLAVLNKQVAVVVVATTTFASLLVIVSLGVEVLRHVVDPRSREARA
- a CDS encoding peptide ABC transporter substrate-binding protein, giving the protein MPTTLDWSHSDPDSWANYPVMLATQRGLTVLGADHSVRPGLAERWERSRDAQGREVYVFHLRQDVSWSDGAPLVARDFVVGWRRALRGRERGEMADLEGAAEALALQDRMASEADIVAALEKVGVEAVDSHTLRVTLAHPRSYFLARVANVYIFYPAPSADLEGRSVEEVRDYFDRPRDGRPLALGPYRVESWDRAGERVRLVYNPRSAFPPPLAEGESPVPVITLMKSEIGPALYERGRVDFVFVDSAAALRVKRPEDLQREPLLSTYYLAFNTERAPLDRPEVRRALSRALDREALVSGLLPAARPSHVLLPPELPGAASSEEAARLPHFEPERAKTELAGVPGMERPLRLVYRSGDNFVPEVAIAERIVAQLARVGVQVVLEARSDFSAEIARRTAQGPRAYDLYLRRLGGDYAHPNTFFTLFERSGNHQTGWETQGGGEPMGRFEQLLEAADGEADEAKARSLYTLAQEVLVGEQAVIAPVYHPDRYFRARDTLRGLDVDPFNFLALRTLRLSAPVLDAKRAEGAP